The window CCGGACGCTGCAGGGCCTGCTGCCAAGTGAATGAACCTGGAGAACCATTTTCGCAATTATCGCCTGCAACTCCTTCCAGGCACTTTTTCCACATCAGGCCGGTTTTAAAATCAGTTACCGTGCCGTCTCTGTTATCGATAAACTGGCTATCCGGCGTGGAAGCCTGGATAACATCTGGTTTACAGGTCTGTTCACCATGAACAGTTGCTGCGGAGAACACGCAACAAAGCATCAGAAAAAATATTCTCATAGTCTATCACTCCTATCTGAAGGAAAAAGAAGATCATAGAAAAAATCACTGTCCGCCTCGAACAAGTCGCACTGCGTAACTTGAGCTACGATAGTTATCATACGACGATAAGCCGTTGGCAAAAGAAACGCACCAAGTGTAGTTTATATTGTATGCATAGGGAGAGCTTGACCAGAAAAACGAATTCACGGCATGAACAAAAAAATCCGTATCAAGAGTGAAACTATAATGATCGTAAATAACAATACTTTCCAGTTCCGTTCGGGTTGGCACCCGCCAATCCGAAGCACCGCACCATCCTGCAGCATTCACACGATTTACATAGTCCTGTGTGTTGCAGTAGGTTGCAGGATCTCCGCTGTCATAACCATAACAGCTATTTCCACTCTGCTGCGCATACCCCACGAATCCTCCGTTATTTGTTGAATCTGTATTATACCAGGTATATTCATCGTCTTTATCATGCAGCCCACTGTCATCCGTCTTCACCTCCCAGGTCAGACCGGTGACATTATCCTTTACACAAGCCCAAGATGTAGTCGTGTAATCCGCATTCTGATTAGCCAAGGCCTGACCATTGCTCGCCAACTTGGTAAAGCTGAACCCGGCATGACCATCACCGCCATCATCATTCACATCCTTCCCATAAGAACAATCCTGAGCTGCAGCCACATTGTCACCATCCGGTGCTGTGGAAGAAAGGCAGGTTGCATTATTTCCAGAAGCATAATTCCCGCTCCAGGTAATACCTGTGTCGTTTAAAGGCTGCCAACCTATTTTCTTTCCTGACAAAATCGGTGGCACCATCAAAAGAAGGTCATAGGAATAAGCCACCTTTATAAGGCCACAGACCACGATGCACCACAGAACAGCTATTGAAAAAACAGGTCGTTTTTTTTCATTTTTTCCTCCGGTAGAAATTTTGCATTCTTCTCCTGCTGGCTTTGCCAAGCCTTTATAATCTCTCAGGAATAACCCCCTCGGGCAAGCACCTCCCTGGGTTTGGAGCCGTCAGAAGGACCGACCACCCCATCCCGTTCCATCATCTCGATCATCCGGGCGGCCCGGTTATACCCTACCCGCAGTCGTCGCTGCACCATAGAGATAGAGGCTTGGCCAGTTTCTGTGACTACAGCAACTGCCTCGTCATATTTTTCATCGTATTCTGCTTCCCCGTCCTCACTGCCTGTCGGTTCTTCCTCCACCATCTGAAGCACGCTTTCATCATACTCTGCGGCACCTTGTTCTTTCAGAAAGGCAATGATCCGCTCGGTCTCCTCTTCAGAGATAAATGCTCCGTGGATACGCTTTAACTTCGCTGCCCCTGGCGGAAGAAAGAGCATGTCACCAAGTCCAAGGAGATGTTCAGCCCCGGAACTATCGAGAATGGTTCTTGAATCCACCTTGGAAGAAACTTTGAAAGAAATCCTGGTAGGAAAGTTTGCCTTAATCAAACCGGTGAGCACGTCCACCGAAGGACGCTGAGTTGCCAGAATAATATGCATACCAGCGGCCCGAGCCATCTGGGCCAAACGGGCGATGGAGGTTTCCACATCCTTTGAAGCCACCATCATCAAATCCGCCAACTCATCGACAATAATAACGATATAGGGAAGTTTTTCTGTGGCGATTTCATTATAGGAGGTAAAGGATTTAACCCTGTGTTCCTCCAATAAACGATAGCGCCGTTCCATCTCGCGCACAGCCCAAATCAGGGCTCGACTGGCCATTTTCGGCTCAACCACCACCGGATGGAGGAGATGAGGGATCCCCTCGTAGACAGAAAGCTCAATTCTTTTCGGATCAATCATGAGCAGACGAACCATGTCCGGGGTCGCCTTATAGAGGATAGAGCAGATAAAGGCATTAATAGCGACAGATTTACCGGCACCTGTGGCACCGGCAATGAGCAGATGGGGCATTTTGGCCAAATCTGCTACAGCCGGTTTACCAATAACATCATACCCTAAGGCTACTGTCAGGAAAGAGGCAGAACGACGATAGGCGTTGCTCAATAAAATATCACGAAAGAACACCGTCCTTCGTTCCGGGTTAGGAATTTCAATACCGATGGCCGCCTTCCCAGGAATGGACCCCACCACCCTAACCCGGTCCACCTTAAGAACCATTGCCAAGTCATCAGCCAGATTCACCACCTTATTAATTTTCACCCCGGCAGCCGGGGAAAATTCGTAGGTCGTAACCACCGGACCTGGGGACACCCCGACAACCTCTCCCTGGACTGAAAAATCCAGGAGTTTGGCAACCAGCTTTTCACTGACCTTATAATAATGCTGTCGGTCAACCTCCAGATCTCCCTGAGTATTCTTTTCAAGCAGAGAAATTGGCGGCGGCTGAAATATCCCTGCTCGCCCTGAAGAGGGTTTTATTGCTGAGGAAGTGTTATCCGACCCCATCACCGTCTCACGCCTGACCGGCTCATGGACAGTTGGTCCCTTTTGCGAGTTCGCCGGGCCTGCTTCTGCTATCCTTGTCTCTTTCTTTTCGCTTCGCGGCTCCAGCAGCGCTGTAAACGGCTTATTGATCTTTAAAGGAGCCGGTCGTTCAGCCAATCGTTTCTGCCGTTCTTCCTTCCAGGTAATAAGTTTATCTCCTGTCCATTCCTTACTAGCCACGACCTTTTCTATCACCAGAGGAGTCTGTTCCCAAAACCATAGCGCCGAAGCCAGAGGAGAAAAACGGATTGAGGCCATGAGGGAATAGATCAGAGCAAGAACCAGGATAAGGACGGAGCCGACCACTCCCAAGGCCCCTTCCAAAGCACTACGCAGCAAATCGCCCAGATAACCACCAGGCAGAATAAATTCTGCCGGAAAGAAAATCTGTTCAGCCCCGGCAAGCAAACCGGAAGCGGCAAGAAGGGTTCCGGTGCCACCGGCAATGATATAGGGAAGACGATCCAGGGTTGCCGAAACAGTAAAGACAGCAACAGCTACATAGAAAAGAAGGAGGACAGGGAAAAAAGAAATCACCCCGACAAAGGAAAAGAGGTAAAAGGCGGTATAGAACCCAACGCCTCCGCACCAATTGCCTTCTGCCGTAGGTAAGATGGCCTGTGCGGCAAAGATGGGTAAGACATAGCTGACCAAACTAAGAAGAAGGAAAATGCCAAGAAAAAGGCAGGATATTGCGGTTATCTCCTGATATATTTTTTTTTCATCCGCTGCAAGACGGGGTATAGATGCCATGAACTACTTCTCAATGTTGTGCAAATATCTTTATATGAAAGGAGTCGGTGATTTCTCGAATCATAGCTCCACTTTCATGCTTTGTTGCCTCAGCCCAAAAGGGGGTGAGATGTGTTGACATGAAAGTCATCAATAAAACCGGCTAAGCTGACTTTCACGTTTCGTTACTCACTCTTGACCACTTTAATATCTTTGTACATAGGCTCTGCTGCTGCGAGTATTTGCCATGCCGGATTAAATTTAATGCGCTGAGCAACTTTCAGGTTCAGGGCAATTGACTCGTCTCTGGGGTTTTGAAAAATCTGGATTATTTCCCCTGGAGGAACTCCATGAAAAATTTGTGCGATAACCTTGGCTTGAAACATCCCTACATCGGCGTAATCTGGTCTGTTCATGCTCATCAAAGCACCATACTCTACCTCCCAATCGCCTGCTTGAGATAAGGTAGGAATATGATATTCCAAAAAAGGCTTGATTAAGCCCTGCATATCCTCGGGTTGAATCCCGAGGTGGGAGGTCATATACATCGCATCTATTTTTGGTGCCAATATTTCATGACATTCAGCAACCCGCTGCAGTACATCCGGTCTATCAGAAGGAATTACGCATGGCTCCAAGGAGAATTCTAATTTCCTGGCAACCTCTTTCGCATCATCTATGGCAGAAAAGGCCCTTCCCTCTGGACTATCCACATAAACAATACCCAGGGTACGGAATTTAAAGGTTCGGTGAAAAAGCTCCAGCTGATCCTTATAGCGATTGGGTTCAACCAAGGCATGAATATGCTGGCGCCCGGAAAATTCTACTCCCTGAACGATCTTTGATTCAATGGGATTGCTGGCATTCATCACTATGGTCGCTGTATGATGGAGATCATTAGCAAGATCCTCACCAGCATAGGTGCCCATAGCAATCATCAAATCCAGGTCATGCACTGTATTCAGGCGTTCTATGGCTACACGCTTATTCCTGGCTCTCAACTCTTCATCGTGAAGTCCACTCCAATAGGCATCATCGACAAACTCAATATACTCACTCTGGACATTGGAGGATATCCATTTCCAAAGATATAAGGTGGAAGAATTTTTGGGAATAAAAATAGGCTGTACCCAATCTAATTCAATAAGTCCTTTGACAACTGCCCGCAGATAATCGGCATATTCATCTTTTTCGTTTCCTTCCAAATAACCGATACGCCATTTTTTTCCCTGCTTACTTACAGGTCCTGTATGCTCCTCCGCATGCAGGGCAGTACCTCCCCCCCACAGGATGGTAATAAACAGAAAGGACAGAACCAATGCCATCACAACATAAGCCCTTCTCATACCCGTTCCCCCTGTAAAGGAAATTCTTACTGAATCCCTTATTGCCCAGATCATATCCATCAACTTACTGCCTCATCACGGGCTTCCTCATTCTTTTCGCCCAGTTGAGAATTCCATCGCACCATCATCACAGCTATATCATCAGACTGGAGAGTCTGGCCTGCATGCGCCCTCACCTCATGGAGGATACCCTCAACAGTTTCTTTACAGCTTGTATCCTGTGTATCCTGCATGCGAGTGAACTCTTCAAGTAGTCGTGCATCACCAAAGAGCTGATCCTCTGCATTCATGGCTTCGGTAACGCCATCGGTGCAGAGAAAGATACTCCCTCCCGGCTTCAATTGCATGCTGATGTCCTTATAGACCAGGCCAGGAATCACTCCAACGATAGGTCCACTGAGTTGTTTGTGAAAGGAAGGCGGGCTATCAGATTCTGTAAAAATGGGTGGAACATGCCCACCATTCGCATAACAGATCATCCCTGTTTTTACATGCAGGATACCGATAAACAAGGTAACAAAGGTGGCGTTTGGGTTATCCTGATAAAGCATCCCGTTGAGCTGCGTCATGATATCAGCCGGTGAAAAGGCTTTTTGACTGGAGGCTATATTCTTAATAAGCTTTTTCGCCGTCACCATGAACAGGGCCGCAGGCACCCCTTTACCAGCGACATCGCCGACGGTGATACAGAGATGTTCCTCATCAAGAAAATAAAAATCATATAAATCTCCGCCTACTTCCCGTGCCGGAATAAGATCTGCGTAAATTTCTATTTCCTTACATTCCGGCTCAAAGGTAAAACAGGTCGGCAGGCTGCCTAATTGAATTTCCCTGGCAACATTCAGCTCGCTCTCCATCCGTTCATTGGCCGCAGTTGTCACCAGAAGTTGTTGAATATTTTCCGCAAGACGATTGACCATAAACCGGAAGGTCTCTGCGAGCTTCCCAATTTCATTATGATCTGTCACCGGAAGATTGTCTGTCAGCTCGGAATGGTCAGCTCCGGTGAAATCATGACTGGTTATCAACTTAATTTTCCGCGCCAGCAATTCCAGTGGATTGGTCAGCTTGGTTATAAGAAAGATGCACACTGCCAAGTTGAGCAGAAATATTCCGGCAATAAGGCCAAACTGGCGACGAAGAACCCTATTCACCGGGGCTCTAAGCTCATCTTTAGGAAGGACAATGGCAATATACCAATCAAATCCTTCAAAATAACGAACAGTCACTTCGAATTGCACTCCAGCTGAAGAGCTAATGTTCACAATATTCGAAGTGCCTTGACGGCCCCTATTCTCTGCTCTTTCAATAAATCGATCTATATTGCGTTCCCAAAGATACTGATTCTCTTTATAGAGATAAAAAGCCTTATCTCCCTTATGGTCTCCTTTATGCGGATAGCCGAGTATTTCCCTCTCTTTGTTGAAAATAATGAGAAACCCTGATGTGCCAACCTGCTTATCATCTATCACTGATAAAATTTGATCAACCTTTCGTTGCTCCTCTGCAAAACGAGATTCAAGGTCACTGAAGGCACAAATGATAAATTCGCCATTTTTTATCGGCATAAAATAGCCCAAAAACTTGTGTTCCTCTGCCATTTCGCTGTCTTCTGACTGAAAATGGAACACTGCAAATTCACCTGATATACTAAGATTCGATGTTGTCAGCTTGCGCGCAAGAGAACGATGATTCAAATCCAGGAACGTGCTAATTTTTTCCTTTTTTTACCGTTTCTGTTGAGGAAAGGAAAACATCTCCCCCTACACTATTAATAATCATCCATTCCACTTCTTTACTTCGAAGATCAGAAGCGAACCAGTTTGTTAGAACGCTGACCCATTGGCGATCTATCTGACCGATCGTTTTTTCATCAATATACAGCTCATTCCTTCCAGTGAAAATACGAACATTTTTTAATGAGGCGAGATAGAGGGCTTTACTGAGACTGGTTTGACTTCTCAGGTTATTTTTCAACTCTCTGATCGTTTCAGCCTTATATGCAATCAGCCTATTATATTCATCACCAATATTACGATCAATAATATTAAAAAGGTTCTGAATAGCCCTGTCCTGAACATTGTGAATCGCTTGACTTACATCTCTTTTCGTAAAGTACGAGACACCACCTGCTGTCACCAGCATAACCAGAGTGAAAACCACTAATATCTGAAAGCGAAAGCTCTTAAACATATTTTTTTTCAGACGAAAAAATTCTGCTCAACGTTATCAAACAAGGTAAACCTCAAAGCGACTCACATTAAAGCCGTCCAGATACTCATACTCGTACTTATCCACCCCGGTAATGGCGAGATAGATTCCAAGCCCGCCGATAGCCCTTTCTTCAACAGAAAGCGAGATTGTCTCCTGGCCCTTTTCCAGCTTGCTTCGTGGGTCAAAAGGCACTCCTTGATCCCGTACCTGAATACTCAAGGAATCCGTCTTAAACTCCGCATCAATATATATTTTTCCGGTTTGCTGCTCTCTGTCTTGATAGGCATAGGAAATAATATTGGTGGCGATTTCATCAACAGATAATTGCAATTTATAAATTTTCTTTTTCTCTAAAGATGTATGGGCCGCTGCCGCTAAAACATACGCACGGATCTCATCTAACACGTCCAAAGAGGCAGAAAATACTTTCTCTCCAAAAAACGACATGGTAACGACCTGATTGCAAAAAAGGAAAAGGAGGGGAAGCCCCCTCCCTAGCGAAAGATCACACTTTTTCTATCTCAGCAGGATCATAGATATCACGTATAACTACACTATGATTCAGGCCAGTCATTTCAAGGGTCTCTATCACCTGGGTCTGCGCCCCGATCACATAAATATCAACAGTAGCACCCATTTTTTGTTTGGCAAAAATTAAGGTGCGCAACCCTGCACTGGCCATAAAGGTTAACCCTTCCAGCAACAAAGCAATACGCTGTGCCTTATGACCAGCTGCCTCCTCTATGCGTTCCTGGAAATCGTCCGCTGTTCCGGCGTCGAGCTTGCCCTTCAACTGAATCTTAGCGACGCCACCTGCTGTCATTTCCAATATTGTTTTCAGACTCATAATACTCCTCCTGTATTTTTTTAAGATTGCTTTTTCCTTCCCAACAGGATAGCGACAGAGCGCCCACCAACCAACATCGATTGCTGATTATCAAGTATCCTTTCCTGTCCTGGTGGAAAAATATCTTCCGGGCTGGGCATGCTGGTATTGACTGATAAAAGCCATTGATATTCAGGAGGAAGCATGGGCATATCAAATGGTAGAGCATCCCAATGCATATTCATTGCCACATAGATAAAATCATCCTCATCATATCCCTCTTTGACATAGCTGCCATTCAACATAAAGGCAATAACATTACCGTTCCAATCTGCATGCCAAGCCTGGGTCCCGTGCCAGGTTATATCGGCGTAGCCAGTTCCCTTCCAGTCCTGATTGCGGAGATGACAACCATTACGCAGAATAGGATGTGCATGGCGAAGTGCTATAATATGTTTGAAAAAGCGAAAAAGATCGTAATTCTTTTCCACCAACGTCCAATCCAGCCAGTTCAATTCGTTATCATGGCAATAGGTGTTGTTATTGCCATATTTTGTGCAGCCAACCTCATCCCCCTGCAGTATCATGGGAACGCCCTGACTGACCATGAGCATGGAAACCGCGTTTTTGATCTGGCGTCTGCGGAGTGCATTGATTGCCGGGTCCTCGGTTTCTCCCTCCCAGCCACAATTCCAAGAGTTATTATCATTGGCCCCATCCCGATTATCTTCCAGGTTGGCACTATTATGTTTGTTATTATAGCTCACCGTGTCGTACAGGGTGAATCCGTCATGACAGGTAATAAAGTTAATAGATGCCGTAGCACCACGCCCTCTATAGAGATTAGGTGATCCCTGGATAATCTGGCTCATGGCCCCGGCCATCCCGCAATCTCCTTTGAGAAAACGGCGATAGGTATCACGGCTCTTGCCATTCCACTCTGCCCAACGACCATAGGCTGGAAAGGAACCAACCTGATAGAGCCCGCCAGCATCCCAGGCCTCGGCAATCAGCTTACATTTACCCAGCACAGGATCAAAGGCCAAGGCCTCAAGCAAAGGAGGATTTGCCATAGGCGCGCCAAAGGGGTCACGACTGAGGATAGAGGCCAGATCGAAACGGAAGCCATCAATATGGTACTCAGCAACCCAAAAACGCAGGGCATCCAGGACCATGTTCCGAACTATGGGGTTATTGCAATTGAGGGTGTTCCCTGTCCCGCTGAAATTATAATAATATCCTTCCGGGGTCAGCATATAATAGGTCGGATTATCGATGCCGCAATAGGAGATAATCGGCCCATACTCATTGCCCTCAGCTGTATGATTAAAAACGACATCAAGAATCACCTCTATATCGTTCCTGTGCAGCTCTTTAATCATCGTCTTTAATTCATCCGCCACCATAGTACCGTCGCCAATCCTGCCGGTGGCAGCAAAGCCCGCCTTGGGAGCAAAAAAACCAACTGTGGAATAGCCCCAGTAGTTCATCTTAACCCATTTCCCACTTGCTTCGTCGTACTTGGAATGCTCAAATTCATCAAACTCAAAGATCGGCATCAATTCGATACAGTTAATCCCCAGTTCTTTGAGATAGGGTATTTTCTCTCGTAACCCGGTAAAGGTCCCGGCCATACTTGATTTAATACCCGACGAGGCATGACGGGTAAATCCACGCACATGAGCCTCATAAATAACCAGATCTTCTATGGGAAGTTCTGGAGGTCTATCCCCTTCCCAGTCAAAGTCATCAAAAACTATCCTGGAACGATGCTGATAAGGATCGCTCTTATCTGGCACGACGCCCCATGCGTCGCGGCCACCAATGGATTTGGCATAAGGGTCCATCAGGATTTGAGAAGGATCAAAACGATAGATACCTGGTTCGCCGTGCTTGGCTCGTGGATAGGATGAGCCGTCCATCCGGTAACCGTATTCTATGTTCTCGTGATCCAGATCAAGGATGGTCATAGTGAAAACCTTGCCGATTCGAAAATCTGCCCATTCCGGTTCATTGGTTCCTACCTTGCTGAACATCCCCCGAAAGGGAATAACAGCATAGGGCTCAGGAGCGCCTTTTTCAAAGAGCAGCAGAACACAATAATCCGCATGATGGGAAAAAATGGAAAAATTAACTCCGCCGGGCACCAAAGTTGCTCCAAAGGGATAGGGCTTACCTGGACGTATCTTATGCCCTTTGAAGAGGTGGGTAGGATGTGCATCTATTCTTTCCATGATCTTATTTTAGTTCCTCCAAGCCGGATTCAAGGCTATCAAACACCCGAAAAAATGTTAAAAATCCTGTAGCCTCCATATTATCCCGTATCATTTCGGATAGACCAGACAGAGCCACCGCCACACTTTTTTCCTGTGTCGTCCGGTGGGTAACCAACAGAGCCCGGAGTCCGGCACTTGAGAGGAAATCGACTTCACGAAGATCAATCAGGAGAGTTTTTGCCTCCTCTATCGTCTGGAGAACTTTTTCCTGAAACGCAGGGGCAGTCTTCCCATCAATAAATCCTTTCACTTCAACCACGCTTATATTGTCAACCAATCTGCTTACGATATCCATGTCCATTATGCTCTCCTTCTCTTCAGGTAAACTCCTATCCCTCCCATCCAGGGACGGACAACACAATATGAAAGAAGATACTTTCATATAAAAACAAGATCCGATCATGTAATAATTTGGAACGGATAAGGAAATTATTGATTTTCAGCAGCTGCGAGACGCAGCAAGGCATTGACTGCGGCAACAGCAACAGGTGTACCTCCTTTTCGCCCCAAGGAAGTAATATAAGGGTATGATTTACTAGCTAACAACGCCTTAGATTCCAGAGCATTCACAAAGCCCACAGGCACACCGATAACGAGGTCCGGGGTGAAGGTTCCCTGCTCAATCAGATCCATGACCTTGAGTAAGGCTGTTGGTGCGTTTCCCACAGCCACGATGCCGATATTGTCGTTGATGGCTCGCTCCACAGCGGCCTCGGAGCGGG is drawn from Candidatus Electrothrix aestuarii and contains these coding sequences:
- a CDS encoding DUF1566 domain-containing protein yields the protein MAKPAGEECKISTGGKNEKKRPVFSIAVLWCIVVCGLIKVAYSYDLLLMVPPILSGKKIGWQPLNDTGITWSGNYASGNNATCLSSTAPDGDNVAAAQDCSYGKDVNDDGGDGHAGFSFTKLASNGQALANQNADYTTTSWACVKDNVTGLTWEVKTDDSGLHDKDDEYTWYNTDSTNNGGFVGYAQQSGNSCYGYDSGDPATYCNTQDYVNRVNAAGWCGASDWRVPTRTELESIVIYDHYSFTLDTDFFVHAVNSFFWSSSPYAYNINYTWCVSFANGLSSYDNYRSSSYAVRLVRGGQ
- a CDS encoding DNA translocase FtsK 4TM domain-containing protein, with product MASIPRLAADEKKIYQEITAISCLFLGIFLLLSLVSYVLPIFAAQAILPTAEGNWCGGVGFYTAFYLFSFVGVISFFPVLLLFYVAVAVFTVSATLDRLPYIIAGGTGTLLAASGLLAGAEQIFFPAEFILPGGYLGDLLRSALEGALGVVGSVLILVLALIYSLMASIRFSPLASALWFWEQTPLVIEKVVASKEWTGDKLITWKEERQKRLAERPAPLKINKPFTALLEPRSEKKETRIAEAGPANSQKGPTVHEPVRRETVMGSDNTSSAIKPSSGRAGIFQPPPISLLEKNTQGDLEVDRQHYYKVSEKLVAKLLDFSVQGEVVGVSPGPVVTTYEFSPAAGVKINKVVNLADDLAMVLKVDRVRVVGSIPGKAAIGIEIPNPERRTVFFRDILLSNAYRRSASFLTVALGYDVIGKPAVADLAKMPHLLIAGATGAGKSVAINAFICSILYKATPDMVRLLMIDPKRIELSVYEGIPHLLHPVVVEPKMASRALIWAVREMERRYRLLEEHRVKSFTSYNEIATEKLPYIVIIVDELADLMMVASKDVETSIARLAQMARAAGMHIILATQRPSVDVLTGLIKANFPTRISFKVSSKVDSRTILDSSGAEHLLGLGDMLFLPPGAAKLKRIHGAFISEEETERIIAFLKEQGAAEYDESVLQMVEEEPTGSEDGEAEYDEKYDEAVAVVTETGQASISMVQRRLRVGYNRAARMIEMMERDGVVGPSDGSKPREVLARGGYS
- a CDS encoding ABC transporter substrate binding protein, which gives rise to MRRAYVVMALVLSFLFITILWGGGTALHAEEHTGPVSKQGKKWRIGYLEGNEKDEYADYLRAVVKGLIELDWVQPIFIPKNSSTLYLWKWISSNVQSEYIEFVDDAYWSGLHDEELRARNKRVAIERLNTVHDLDLMIAMGTYAGEDLANDLHHTATIVMNASNPIESKIVQGVEFSGRQHIHALVEPNRYKDQLELFHRTFKFRTLGIVYVDSPEGRAFSAIDDAKEVARKLEFSLEPCVIPSDRPDVLQRVAECHEILAPKIDAMYMTSHLGIQPEDMQGLIKPFLEYHIPTLSQAGDWEVEYGALMSMNRPDYADVGMFQAKVIAQIFHGVPPGEIIQIFQNPRDESIALNLKVAQRIKFNPAWQILAAAEPMYKDIKVVKSE
- a CDS encoding SpoIIE family protein phosphatase gives rise to the protein MNHRSLARKLTTSNLSISGEFAVFHFQSEDSEMAEEHKFLGYFMPIKNGEFIICAFSDLESRFAEEQRKVDQILSVIDDKQVGTSGFLIIFNKEREILGYPHKGDHKGDKAFYLYKENQYLWERNIDRFIERAENRGRQGTSNIVNISSSAGVQFEVTVRYFEGFDWYIAIVLPKDELRAPVNRVLRRQFGLIAGIFLLNLAVCIFLITKLTNPLELLARKIKLITSHDFTGADHSELTDNLPVTDHNEIGKLAETFRFMVNRLAENIQQLLVTTAANERMESELNVAREIQLGSLPTCFTFEPECKEIEIYADLIPAREVGGDLYDFYFLDEEHLCITVGDVAGKGVPAALFMVTAKKLIKNIASSQKAFSPADIMTQLNGMLYQDNPNATFVTLFIGILHVKTGMICYANGGHVPPIFTESDSPPSFHKQLSGPIVGVIPGLVYKDISMQLKPGGSIFLCTDGVTEAMNAEDQLFGDARLLEEFTRMQDTQDTSCKETVEGILHEVRAHAGQTLQSDDIAVMMVRWNSQLGEKNEEARDEAVS
- a CDS encoding ATP-binding protein, giving the protein MSFFGEKVFSASLDVLDEIRAYVLAAAAHTSLEKKKIYKLQLSVDEIATNIISYAYQDREQQTGKIYIDAEFKTDSLSIQVRDQGVPFDPRSKLEKGQETISLSVEERAIGGLGIYLAITGVDKYEYEYLDGFNVSRFEVYLV
- a CDS encoding STAS domain-containing protein, which codes for MSLKTILEMTAGGVAKIQLKGKLDAGTADDFQERIEEAAGHKAQRIALLLEGLTFMASAGLRTLIFAKQKMGATVDIYVIGAQTQVIETLEMTGLNHSVVIRDIYDPAEIEKV
- a CDS encoding alpha-amylase family glycosyl hydrolase, with the translated sequence MERIDAHPTHLFKGHKIRPGKPYPFGATLVPGGVNFSIFSHHADYCVLLLFEKGAPEPYAVIPFRGMFSKVGTNEPEWADFRIGKVFTMTILDLDHENIEYGYRMDGSSYPRAKHGEPGIYRFDPSQILMDPYAKSIGGRDAWGVVPDKSDPYQHRSRIVFDDFDWEGDRPPELPIEDLVIYEAHVRGFTRHASSGIKSSMAGTFTGLREKIPYLKELGINCIELMPIFEFDEFEHSKYDEASGKWVKMNYWGYSTVGFFAPKAGFAATGRIGDGTMVADELKTMIKELHRNDIEVILDVVFNHTAEGNEYGPIISYCGIDNPTYYMLTPEGYYYNFSGTGNTLNCNNPIVRNMVLDALRFWVAEYHIDGFRFDLASILSRDPFGAPMANPPLLEALAFDPVLGKCKLIAEAWDAGGLYQVGSFPAYGRWAEWNGKSRDTYRRFLKGDCGMAGAMSQIIQGSPNLYRGRGATASINFITCHDGFTLYDTVSYNNKHNSANLEDNRDGANDNNSWNCGWEGETEDPAINALRRRQIKNAVSMLMVSQGVPMILQGDEVGCTKYGNNNTYCHDNELNWLDWTLVEKNYDLFRFFKHIIALRHAHPILRNGCHLRNQDWKGTGYADITWHGTQAWHADWNGNVIAFMLNGSYVKEGYDEDDFIYVAMNMHWDALPFDMPMLPPEYQWLLSVNTSMPSPEDIFPPGQERILDNQQSMLVGGRSVAILLGRKKQS
- a CDS encoding STAS domain-containing protein, translated to MDMDIVSRLVDNISVVEVKGFIDGKTAPAFQEKVLQTIEEAKTLLIDLREVDFLSSAGLRALLVTHRTTQEKSVAVALSGLSEMIRDNMEATGFLTFFRVFDSLESGLEELK